A genomic window from Flavobacterium hankyongi includes:
- a CDS encoding microviridin/marinostatin family tricyclic proteinase inhibitor, whose product MKKSENSKKPFFANFLENQISKDEQNAIQGGAVTSVLSDTVQTMKYPSDSEEGPGNPTKPSLDIYETMKYPSDSDEAGTEI is encoded by the coding sequence ATGAAAAAGAGCGAAAATTCTAAAAAGCCTTTTTTTGCTAATTTCTTAGAAAATCAAATTTCAAAAGATGAGCAAAACGCAATTCAAGGGGGAGCAGTAACTAGTGTTTTATCTGACACAGTTCAAACAATGAAATATCCTTCAGACAGCGAAGAAGGGCCAGGGAATCCAACTAAGCCATCATTAGATATTTACGAAACAATGAAATATCCTTCTGATAGCGACGAGGCTGGAACAGAAATCTAA
- a CDS encoding peptidylprolyl isomerase — protein sequence MQDGIYAKFNTSKGSILVKLTHDLTPGTVGNFVGLAEGNLENSVKPQGQKYYDGLKFHRVIPDFMIQGGCPLGTGTGDAGYKFDDEFHPSLKHDKPGVLSMANAGPGTNGSQFFITHVATPWLDGKHSVFGHVVEGQDVVDAVAQGDVLESVEIIRVGAEAEGWNAIESFRTFEGSRGKRLAEEKRLAEEAMEKLAAGFEKTESGLRYKIIQKGNGKQAEAGKTVSVHYQGSLENGKTFDSSYARKKPIEFPLGRGHVIEGWDEGIALLQVGDKARFVIPAYLGYGERGAGGVIPPNATLVFDVELMDVK from the coding sequence ATGCAAGACGGTATTTACGCAAAATTTAATACTTCAAAAGGGTCGATTTTAGTAAAATTAACTCACGATTTAACACCTGGTACAGTAGGGAACTTTGTTGGTTTAGCTGAAGGGAATTTAGAAAATTCAGTAAAACCACAAGGACAAAAATATTATGATGGACTAAAGTTTCATAGAGTTATTCCTGATTTTATGATTCAAGGTGGATGTCCTTTAGGAACTGGAACTGGTGATGCTGGTTATAAGTTTGATGATGAGTTTCATCCGTCATTAAAACACGACAAACCAGGCGTTTTATCAATGGCTAACGCTGGTCCTGGCACAAATGGATCACAATTTTTCATTACACATGTGGCTACACCTTGGTTAGATGGTAAACATTCAGTTTTTGGACATGTTGTTGAAGGTCAGGATGTGGTAGATGCTGTTGCTCAAGGAGATGTTTTGGAAAGTGTTGAAATTATTAGAGTTGGTGCTGAAGCAGAAGGATGGAATGCAATTGAATCTTTCAGAACATTTGAAGGATCAAGAGGAAAAAGATTGGCTGAGGAAAAAAGATTAGCTGAAGAAGCAATGGAAAAATTAGCTGCTGGTTTCGAGAAAACGGAAAGCGGATTACGTTATAAAATAATTCAAAAAGGAAATGGTAAGCAAGCTGAAGCAGGTAAAACAGTATCAGTTCATTACCAAGGTTCATTAGAAAATGGAAAAACATTTGATAGTTCTTACGCTCGTAAAAAACCTATTGAATTCCCATTAGGAAGAGGTCATGTTATTGAAGGTTGGGATGAAGGTATCGCTTTGTTACAAGTTGGTGATAAAGCACGTTTTGTAATTCCTGCATATTTAGGGTATGGTGAAAGAGGTGCTGGAGGGGTTATACCACCAAATGCTACATTGGTTTTTGATGTTGAGTTAATGGATGTTAAATAA
- the rplS gene encoding 50S ribosomal protein L19, whose translation MANLLDFVNNELSARKDFPTFGAGDTITVYYEIKEGEKTRTQFFKGVVIQRRGTGATETFTIRKMSGAVGVERIFPVNMPALQKIELNQRGKVRRARIFYFRDLTGKKAKIKERRR comes from the coding sequence ATGGCAAATTTATTAGATTTCGTTAATAACGAATTATCTGCAAGAAAAGACTTCCCTACTTTCGGAGCTGGTGACACTATCACTGTATACTACGAAATTAAAGAGGGTGAAAAAACAAGAACTCAGTTCTTCAAAGGAGTTGTAATCCAAAGAAGAGGTACTGGTGCTACTGAAACTTTTACAATCCGTAAAATGTCAGGTGCTGTAGGTGTAGAACGTATCTTCCCTGTAAACATGCCAGCATTACAAAAAATTGAATTAAACCAAAGAGGTAAAGTACGTAGAGCTCGTATCTTCTACTTTAGAGATCTTACTGGTAAAAAAGCAAAAATCAAAGAAAGAAGAAGATAA
- a CDS encoding GNAT family N-acetyltransferase, whose protein sequence is MTKLRFYIQMEIKIIGYNPEYKNDFIKLNKAWLEEYFYVEPHDLETFNNIEKDIIKKEGEIFFCLVDKKIAGTVAMIKADDKTYELAKMAVDKKFQGMKLSNLLMEACIDFAKQNNAKKIFLVSNRILKPALNLYSKYNFVEVPMDETDYDRADIQMELTL, encoded by the coding sequence ATGACAAAATTACGATTTTATATTCAAATGGAAATTAAAATAATTGGTTACAATCCAGAATACAAAAATGACTTTATAAAATTAAACAAAGCTTGGCTAGAAGAATATTTTTATGTAGAACCTCACGATTTAGAAACCTTCAATAATATTGAGAAAGACATTATAAAAAAGGAAGGAGAGATATTCTTTTGTTTGGTTGATAAAAAAATTGCTGGTACTGTAGCTATGATAAAAGCTGATGATAAAACTTACGAATTGGCTAAAATGGCAGTTGATAAAAAATTTCAAGGAATGAAATTAAGCAACTTACTAATGGAAGCTTGTATTGATTTTGCCAAACAAAATAATGCGAAAAAAATATTTTTAGTTTCTAACAGAATATTAAAACCTGCTTTAAATTTATATTCAAAATACAACTTTGTAGAAGTACCAATGGATGAAACTGATTATGACAGAGCAGATATCCAAATGGAATTAACTTTATAA
- a CDS encoding MvdC/MvdD family ATP grasp protein, with the protein MVLCITHSNDFYTVDIVINRLKELGIEVLRFNSDDFSYKINFEYHNSSGNQVVKLVTPDYEITSDKVKAVWYRKLWNISIPENLDDSYKQIYYQEYNTMRNIFFESLKNVPWINPIQIDHEIGENKLEQLKLASESGLIVPKSLFTNNAEAVKDFFFSICNEQMIAKLHGALSRSMSGNTPFFPTTIIQQNDLENLDSLVYCPMIFQERIDKQYELRVIYVDGEFFTGKINAENSAAGSIDWRAATDIRPSWEKYDLPLEVEESIKKMMKKMNLFFGAIDIIREKKGQYIFLEVNPQGEWGMLQRDLGLPIGETIADRIVSQIIKKEIEIKKSTYITT; encoded by the coding sequence ATGGTTTTATGTATTACGCACAGTAATGATTTTTATACAGTAGATATTGTTATAAATAGATTAAAAGAATTAGGAATTGAGGTTCTACGATTCAATTCTGATGATTTCTCGTATAAAATTAATTTTGAATACCATAATTCTTCAGGTAATCAAGTTGTAAAACTTGTAACTCCTGATTATGAAATTACTTCCGATAAAGTTAAAGCAGTTTGGTATAGAAAGCTTTGGAATATTTCTATTCCAGAAAATCTTGATGATAGTTATAAGCAAATATATTATCAAGAATATAATACCATGCGAAATATTTTTTTTGAATCTCTAAAAAATGTTCCATGGATTAACCCAATCCAAATAGATCATGAGATTGGGGAAAATAAATTAGAACAATTAAAATTAGCTTCAGAATCTGGACTAATCGTTCCCAAGAGTCTATTTACCAATAATGCTGAAGCTGTCAAGGATTTTTTCTTCTCAATTTGTAACGAACAAATGATTGCTAAGTTACATGGAGCTTTGTCTAGAAGTATGTCTGGAAATACTCCATTTTTTCCAACAACAATCATTCAACAGAATGATTTAGAAAATTTAGACTCTTTGGTGTATTGCCCAATGATTTTTCAAGAGAGAATAGATAAGCAATACGAATTAAGAGTAATATATGTTGATGGAGAATTTTTTACTGGAAAAATAAATGCTGAAAATTCAGCTGCAGGATCAATAGATTGGAGAGCAGCTACAGATATTAGACCTTCTTGGGAAAAATACGATTTACCTTTAGAAGTAGAAGAGTCTATTAAAAAAATGATGAAAAAAATGAACCTGTTTTTTGGAGCGATTGATATTATTCGTGAAAAAAAGGGTCAATATATATTCTTAGAAGTTAACCCACAAGGAGAATGGGGTATGCTTCAAAGGGATTTAGGGTTGCCTATTGGAGAAACTATAGCTGATAGAATAGTTAGCCAAATTATTAAAAAAGAAATTGAAATAAAAAAATCAACATATATAACAACATAA
- a CDS encoding class I SAM-dependent methyltransferase: MKDQDYITINKKTWNEKTDIHVNSEFYANDDFLKGKSSLNDIELKLLGDIKGKSILHLQCHFGQDTISFSRMGANATGIDLSDKAIAKAKEFNNQLNLDAKFICCDIYDLPNHLNEQFDIVFTSYGTIGWLPDLDKWANVVSRFLKPGGKFVFAEFHPIVWMFDNDFKEVFYSYFNVEPIIEEETGTYANKNSSIETKTITWNHPTSEVLNALIKSGLEINSFDEYDYSPYNCFNETEEFETGKFRIKHLQNKIPMVFSLTATKK, encoded by the coding sequence ATGAAAGACCAAGATTATATTACCATTAATAAAAAAACATGGAACGAAAAAACGGACATCCATGTAAATTCGGAATTTTATGCCAATGACGATTTTTTAAAAGGAAAATCTTCGCTTAATGATATCGAACTAAAACTACTTGGAGATATAAAAGGAAAATCAATTTTACATCTTCAATGTCACTTTGGACAAGATACTATTTCATTTTCACGGATGGGAGCAAATGCTACAGGAATAGATTTATCTGACAAAGCCATTGCAAAAGCAAAAGAATTTAACAACCAGTTAAACCTCGATGCAAAATTTATTTGTTGTGATATTTATGATTTGCCCAATCATTTAAACGAACAATTTGATATTGTTTTTACAAGTTACGGAACCATTGGTTGGCTTCCAGATTTAGATAAATGGGCTAATGTTGTTTCTCGTTTTTTAAAACCTGGTGGAAAATTCGTTTTTGCTGAGTTTCACCCCATAGTTTGGATGTTTGATAATGATTTTAAAGAAGTATTTTACAGTTATTTCAATGTAGAACCTATAATTGAAGAAGAAACTGGAACTTATGCTAACAAAAACTCATCTATTGAGACCAAAACCATAACTTGGAATCATCCAACCAGTGAAGTTTTGAATGCTTTAATCAAATCGGGATTAGAAATTAATTCTTTTGATGAATACGATTATTCTCCTTACAATTGTTTTAATGAGACTGAAGAGTTTGAAACTGGAAAATTCAGAATCAAACATTTACAAAATAAAATCCCAATGGTTTTTTCATTAACAGCAACTAAAAAATAA
- a CDS encoding sterol desaturase family protein, with amino-acid sequence MEIKENVKFGEGIISGYTSIFLGVLSFLGVFCFKYPEWLTTPEFRNVYTGESMKILLTAVIIASLFFAVISFMWSKQKKWALYGMSFCVLAIVLGGFDVSPRSVTITKVHLGLDWLILDLFLMAILFVPIEIVFPKRKNQPTFHEEWRTDLMYFVVSHLLVQFFGVITQQPAKMFFGWMGLGGIQDFVQNQPILLQLFFAFFISDLFQYWTHRFFHTHTFLWRFHSIHHSTENMDWLAGSRTHFVDIFVTRSMAFVPLYILGFSTITFNIYVIFMAIHAVLIHSNTRINFGFFKYIFATPQYHHWHHCKDSEFYGKNFATIFPFIDRIFGTYYLPNNVWPQDTGLLEIDFPKGYIKQAVYPFTKSPFDKDLNMEEYDKSKR; translated from the coding sequence ATGGAAATTAAAGAGAATGTAAAGTTTGGAGAAGGAATTATAAGCGGATACACGTCTATTTTTTTGGGTGTACTTTCTTTTTTAGGTGTTTTTTGTTTTAAATATCCTGAATGGTTAACCACTCCCGAGTTTAGAAATGTTTATACAGGCGAATCAATGAAAATTTTATTAACGGCTGTAATTATTGCATCTCTTTTTTTTGCTGTGATAAGTTTTATGTGGAGTAAACAAAAAAAATGGGCATTGTATGGAATGTCATTTTGTGTTTTGGCTATCGTATTGGGTGGGTTTGATGTTAGTCCAAGAAGTGTTACTATTACCAAAGTTCATTTAGGATTAGATTGGCTAATTCTAGATTTATTTTTAATGGCAATTTTATTTGTGCCAATAGAAATTGTTTTTCCAAAACGTAAAAATCAACCTACTTTTCATGAAGAATGGAGGACTGATTTAATGTACTTTGTAGTTAGTCATTTGCTCGTGCAGTTTTTTGGAGTAATTACACAACAACCAGCAAAAATGTTTTTTGGCTGGATGGGATTGGGCGGAATTCAAGATTTTGTTCAAAATCAGCCTATTTTATTGCAATTATTTTTCGCTTTTTTTATTTCTGATTTATTTCAGTATTGGACGCATCGTTTTTTCCACACTCACACTTTTTTATGGAGATTCCATTCCATACATCATTCTACCGAGAACATGGATTGGCTAGCTGGTTCAAGAACGCACTTTGTTGATATTTTTGTGACTAGGTCTATGGCTTTTGTACCTCTTTATATTTTAGGTTTTTCAACAATTACCTTTAATATTTATGTAATTTTTATGGCGATTCACGCAGTTCTGATTCATTCTAATACCCGAATTAATTTTGGGTTTTTCAAATACATTTTTGCAACACCACAATACCATCATTGGCATCATTGTAAAGATTCTGAATTCTATGGGAAAAATTTCGCAACAATATTTCCGTTTATTGATAGAATATTTGGAACGTATTATCTACCAAATAATGTTTGGCCTCAAGATACCGGTTTGTTAGAAATAGACTTTCCTAAAGGTTATATTAAACAAGCAGTTTATCCTTTCACAAAAAGTCCATTTGATAAAGATTTGAATATGGAGGAATACGATAAATCTAAAAGATAG
- the trmD gene encoding tRNA (guanosine(37)-N1)-methyltransferase TrmD codes for MRIDIITVLPELMRSPFEGSIMKRAIEKGLVEVHFHNLRDYAYDKRRSIDDYQFGGGAGMVMMIQPIDECITKLKSERNYDEIIYMTPDGETLNQPMANKMSMYKNIIILCGHYKGVDQRVRDLHITKEISIGDYVLSGGEIGAIVFCDALIRLIPGVLSDETSALTDSFQDNLLSPPIYTRPAEYKGMKVPDVLLSGHFANIEKWREEKAYEHTKTRRPDLLNE; via the coding sequence ATGCGCATCGACATTATTACTGTTTTACCCGAACTAATGCGTAGCCCTTTTGAAGGTTCTATTATGAAAAGAGCCATCGAAAAAGGATTAGTAGAAGTTCATTTTCACAACTTAAGAGACTATGCTTATGACAAACGTCGTAGCATAGATGATTATCAGTTTGGAGGTGGAGCAGGCATGGTAATGATGATTCAGCCTATTGATGAATGTATTACAAAATTAAAGTCGGAAAGAAATTACGACGAAATTATATACATGACCCCTGACGGCGAAACGCTAAATCAACCCATGGCTAATAAAATGTCAATGTATAAAAACATTATCATTTTGTGCGGTCACTATAAAGGTGTTGATCAACGTGTTCGTGATTTACACATCACTAAAGAAATTTCGATTGGAGATTATGTACTTTCGGGTGGAGAAATTGGCGCTATTGTTTTTTGTGATGCGTTAATTCGTTTAATCCCTGGAGTTTTAAGTGATGAGACTTCGGCTTTAACAGATAGTTTCCAAGACAATCTATTATCTCCGCCTATATATACTCGTCCTGCTGAATACAAAGGAATGAAAGTTCCTGATGTCTTATTAAGTGGTCATTTTGCCAACATTGAAAAATGGCGAGAAGAAAAAGCTTACGAACATACAAAAACAAGAAGACCTGATTTATTGAATGAATAA
- a CDS encoding MvdC/MvdD family ATP grasp protein: MKKILIITHSQDNESIETVSKKIKASNGLPIRFNVDEYPLKYSISSCFENNEWKVYLDYQGVRVSIHDVEAVWYRRSHNLGSGLSNVLDKEFLSSAYGEIRTTLFGMLESLNCFQISKFSQYRRLDSKEEQMKIASHLGLKVPETCITNNPQEAKKFVQERPNGVISKMQSSFAIVRDGVENVVFTNLVKEEDLEDIDTLQYCPMQFQEKLDKKLELRITIVGDQVFAFAIDSQKTENAKLDWRKEGRTLIRDWVPYELPLDIREKLLQMMDIYQINYGAIDIIVTPEDEYYFLEINSAGEFFWLDRLIDGAISEQIANVLLGNAYRRYTPVLEENFSRA, translated from the coding sequence ATGAAAAAGATACTAATTATAACACATTCTCAAGACAACGAAAGCATTGAGACAGTTTCAAAAAAAATTAAAGCCTCAAACGGATTACCTATTCGTTTTAATGTTGATGAGTATCCTTTAAAATATAGTATAAGTTCTTGTTTTGAAAACAATGAATGGAAAGTTTATTTAGATTATCAGGGAGTAAGAGTTTCTATACATGATGTAGAAGCGGTTTGGTATAGACGAAGCCATAACCTTGGTTCAGGTCTTTCAAATGTTTTGGATAAAGAATTTTTGAGCAGTGCTTATGGTGAAATACGAACAACTTTGTTTGGAATGCTTGAAAGTCTTAATTGTTTTCAAATTAGTAAATTCAGTCAGTACAGAAGATTGGATAGTAAAGAAGAGCAAATGAAAATTGCGTCTCATTTAGGTTTAAAAGTTCCAGAAACGTGTATTACAAATAACCCACAGGAAGCGAAAAAATTTGTTCAAGAAAGACCTAATGGTGTAATTTCTAAAATGCAAAGTTCATTTGCAATTGTGCGTGATGGTGTTGAAAATGTGGTGTTTACAAATCTGGTAAAAGAAGAAGATCTTGAAGATATCGATACTTTGCAGTATTGTCCTATGCAATTTCAGGAAAAACTTGACAAGAAACTGGAATTAAGAATAACAATTGTTGGTGATCAAGTATTTGCATTTGCTATAGATTCTCAAAAAACTGAAAATGCAAAATTAGACTGGAGAAAAGAAGGAAGAACTTTAATAAGAGATTGGGTTCCTTATGAATTACCATTAGATATTAGAGAAAAGTTACTTCAAATGATGGATATTTATCAAATTAATTATGGAGCAATTGACATTATTGTTACTCCAGAAGATGAATATTATTTCTTAGAAATAAATTCAGCAGGAGAATTTTTTTGGTTGGATAGGCTTATTGATGGAGCAA